A single region of the Cricetulus griseus strain 17A/GY unplaced genomic scaffold, alternate assembly CriGri-PICRH-1.0 unplaced_scaffold_1, whole genome shotgun sequence genome encodes:
- the LOC118239772 gene encoding zinc finger protein 431-like, protein MPALSTSGLISETAPAALRPQVFRFRKGSACTAANPACETHGSPLPNAVTYNDVHIDFTWEEWSLLDTSQKNIYKDVMLETYKNLADIEYIKEDHITGEECTSSKRHKRHERSQIGERTSEHTQCVNAFTYNSDLQRNKRTHNREKPYECNQCGKAFSCHSLLQRHKRSHTGEKPYECTQCGKAFSRHSHLQSHKMTHTGEKPYECTHCGKAFSRHSHLHSHKRTHTGEKPYECTQCGKAFAQHSHLQRHKTSHTGEKPYECNQCGKAFSQHSTLQIHKRTHTGEKPYGCNQCGKAFAQHRTLKIHKRTHTGEKPYECTQCSKAFSRHSHLQRHKMSHTGEKPYECTQCDKAFSHHSNLQIHKRTHTGEKPYECTQCGKAFAQHHTLQSHKRTHTGEKPYGCNQCGKAFSQHILLQGHKRTHTGEKPYECNQCGKTFSCHSNLQVHKRTHTGVKPYECHQCGKAFSHHNTLQKHKRIHTGEKPYKCNQ, encoded by the exons aatgccGTGACCTATAATGATGTGCATATcgacttcacttgggaagagtggagtttgctggatacttctcagaagaatatctacaaagatgtgatgctggagacctacaaGAACCTCGCTGATATAG AATACATTAAGGAAGATCATATTACTGGAGAAGAATGTACAAGTTCTAAAAGACACAAAAG GCATGAAAGAAGCCAAATTGGAGAGAGGACATCTGAACATACACAATGTGTTAATGCCTTCACATATAACAGTGATcttcaaaggaataaaagaacacacaatagagagaaaccctatgaatgtaatcaatgtggtaaagccttttcttgtCATAGTTTgcttcaaaggcataaaaggtcacatactggagagaaaccctatgaatgtactcagtgtggtaaagccttttctcgtCACAGTCACCTTCAAAGTCATAAAatgacacatactggagagaaaccctatgaatgtactcactgtggtaaagccttttctcgtCACAGTCACCTTCACAGTCATAAAaggacacacactggagaaaaaccctatgaatgtactcagtgtggtaaagcctttgctcagcacagtcatcttcaaaggcataagacatcacatactggagagaaaccttatgaatgtaatcagtgtggcaaagccttttctcagcacagtacCCTTCAAATACATaagaggacacatactggagagaaaccctatggatgtaatcagtgtgggaaagcctttgctcagcaccGTACCCTTAAAATCCATaagaggacacatactggagagaaaccttatgaatgtactCAGTGTAGTAAAGCCTTTTCTCGTCACAGTCACCTTCAAAGGCATAAGAtgtcacatactggagagaaaccctatgaatgtactcAGTGtgataaagccttttctcatcacagtaacCTTCAAATACATaagaggacacatactggagagaaaccctatgaatgtactcagtgtggtaaagcctttgctcagcaccATACCCTTCAAAGCCATaagaggacacatactggagagaaaccctatggatgcaatcagtgtggtaaagccttttctcagcacattcTTCTTCAAgggcataaaagaacacatactggggagaaaccctatgaatgcaatcagtgtggaAAAACCTTTTCTTGTCATAGTAACCTTCAagtgcataaaaggacacatactggagtgaaaccttatgaatgtcatcagtgtggtaaagccttttctcatcacaatactcttcaaaagcataaaaggatacatactggagagaaaccctataaatgtaATCAGTGA
- the LOC113838903 gene encoding zinc finger protein 431-like isoform X1 — MLETYKNLADIGKTIQHGKAFICTHIPCRHERSQIGERTSQHTQCVNAFTYNSDLQRNKRTHNREKPYECNQCGKAFSCHSLLQRHKRSHTGEKPYECTQCGKAFSRHSHLQSHKMTHTGEKPYECTQCGKAFAQHSHLQRHKMSHTGEKPYECNQCGKAFSQHSNLQIHKRTHTGEKPYGCNQCGKAFAHPRTLKIHKRTHTGEKPYECTQCSKAFSRHSHLQRHKTSHTGEKPYECTQCDKAFSHHSNLQIHKRTHTGEKPYECTQCGKAFPQHHTLQSHKRTHTGEKPYECSQCGKAFSQHILLQGHKRTHTGEKPYECNQCGKNFSGHSNLQVHKRTHTGMKPYECHQCGKAFSHHNTLQKHKRIHTGEKPYKCNQ; from the exons atgctggagacctacaaGAACCTCGCTGATATAGGTAAGACT ATCCAACATGGTAAAGCATTTATATGTACTCATATTCCTTGCAGGCATGAAAGAAGCCAAATTGGAGAGAGGACTTCTCAACATACACAATGTGTTAATGCCTTCACATATAACAGTGATcttcaaaggaataaaagaacacacaatagagagaaaccctatgaatgtaatcaatgtggtaaagccttttcttgtCATAGTTTgcttcaaaggcataaaaggtcacatactggagagaaaccctatgaatgtactcagtgtggtaaagccttttctcgtCACAGTCACCTTCAAAGTCATAAAatgacacatactggagagaaaccctatgaatgtactcagtgtggtaaagcctttgctcaacacagtcatcttcaaaggcataagatgtcacatactggagagaaaccttatgaatgtaatcagtgtggcaaagccttttctcagcacagtaaCCTTCAAATACATaagaggacacatactggagagaaaccctatggatgtaatcagtgtgggaaagcctttgctcATCCCCGTACCCTTAAAATCCATaagaggacacatactggagagaaaccttatgaatgtactCAGTGTAGTAAAGCCTTTTCTCGTCACAGTCACCTTCAAAGGCATAAGAcgtcacatactggagagaaaccctatgaatgtactcAGTGtgataaagccttttctcatcacagtaacCTTCAAATACATaagaggacacatactggagagaaaccctatgaatgtactcagtgtggtaaagcctttccTCAGCACCATACCCTTCAAAGCCATaagaggacacatactggagagaaaccctatgaatgtagtcagtgtggtaaagccttttctcagcacattcTTCTTCAAgggcataaaagaacacatactggggagaaaccctatgaatgcaatcagtgtggaAAAAACTTTTCTGGTCATAGTAACCTTCAagtgcataaaaggacacatactggaatgaaaccttatgaatgtcatcagtgtggtaaagccttttctcatcacaatactcttcaaaagcataaaaggatacatactggagagaaaccctataaatgtaATCAGTGA
- the LOC113838903 gene encoding zinc finger protein 431-like isoform X2, whose protein sequence is MLETYKNLADIEYIKEDHITGEECTSSKRHKRHKRSHTGEKPYECTQCGKAFSRHTFAQHSHLQRHKMSHTGEKPYECNQCGKAFSQHSNLQIHKRTHTGEKPYGCNQCGKAFAHPRTLKIHKRTHTGEKPYECTQCSKAFSRHSHLQRHKTSHTGEKPYECTQCDKAFSHHSNLQIHKRTHTGEKPYECTQCGKAFPQHHTLQSHKRTHTGEKPYECSQCGKAFSQHILLQGHKRTHTGEKPYECNQCGKNFSGHSNLQVHKRTHTGMKPYECHQCGKAFSHHNTLQKHKRIHTGEKPYKCNQ, encoded by the exons atgctggagacctacaaGAACCTCGCTGATATAG AATACATTAAGGAAGATCATATTACTGGAGAAGAATGTACAAGTTCTAAAAGACACAAAAG gcataaaaggtcacatactggagagaaaccctatgaatgtactcagtgtggtaaagccttttctcgtCACA cctttgctcaacacagtcatcttcaaaggcataagatgtcacatactggagagaaaccttatgaatgtaatcagtgtggcaaagccttttctcagcacagtaaCCTTCAAATACATaagaggacacatactggagagaaaccctatggatgtaatcagtgtgggaaagcctttgctcATCCCCGTACCCTTAAAATCCATaagaggacacatactggagagaaaccttatgaatgtactCAGTGTAGTAAAGCCTTTTCTCGTCACAGTCACCTTCAAAGGCATAAGAcgtcacatactggagagaaaccctatgaatgtactcAGTGtgataaagccttttctcatcacagtaacCTTCAAATACATaagaggacacatactggagagaaaccctatgaatgtactcagtgtggtaaagcctttccTCAGCACCATACCCTTCAAAGCCATaagaggacacatactggagagaaaccctatgaatgtagtcagtgtggtaaagccttttctcagcacattcTTCTTCAAgggcataaaagaacacatactggggagaaaccctatgaatgcaatcagtgtggaAAAAACTTTTCTGGTCATAGTAACCTTCAagtgcataaaaggacacatactggaatgaaaccttatgaatgtcatcagtgtggtaaagccttttctcatcacaatactcttcaaaagcataaaaggatacatactggagagaaaccctataaatgtaATCAGTGA